One Patescibacteria group bacterium genomic region harbors:
- a CDS encoding class I SAM-dependent methyltransferase, whose translation MDNSYKAVNVYNKISKAYADEFNEPSEYLDEFLELLPRNASILDVGCGVGIDSKYATSKGCNVVGVDLSEKMLETAKSNYPQIDFRLEDIRHLKFEDKKFDGVIASCSLIHIPKVDVPKTLENFSRMLSDDGVMYIGLQSGQSEELFIDEPFKPDEKLFLNIIASDEIESLLNDIGFKILKRHERKAEKKEELDFTKLNVIAQRIK comes from the coding sequence ATGGATAATAGCTATAAAGCAGTTAATGTATACAACAAAATATCTAAAGCATACGCCGATGAATTTAACGAACCTTCGGAATACCTCGACGAGTTTTTGGAACTTCTACCTAGAAACGCTAGTATCTTAGACGTTGGTTGTGGAGTTGGCATTGATTCTAAATATGCAACGTCAAAAGGTTGCAATGTGGTTGGTGTTGACCTTTCCGAGAAAATGCTCGAAACCGCAAAAAGCAATTATCCTCAGATTGATTTTCGTTTAGAAGATATTAGACATTTAAAATTTGAAGATAAGAAATTTGATGGTGTTATTGCTTCTTGCTCGCTTATTCACATACCCAAAGTTGACGTTCCAAAAACTCTAGAAAATTTTTCACGTATGTTAAGCGACGATGGCGTTATGTACATCGGCTTGCAGTCTGGCCAGTCAGAAGAATTATTTATAGACGAACCATTTAAACCAGATGAAAAGTTATTTCTAAATATCATTGCTTCAGATGAAATCGAAAGTTTGTTAAATGACATTGGATTTAAGATCTTAAAACGACATGAGAGAAAAGCCGAAAAAAAAGAAGAGCTTGATTTTACTAAACTTAACGTAATTGCCCAAAGAATTAAGTAA
- a CDS encoding LysE family transporter yields the protein MKKLMKKNLGVIKNGLFTGFVIQLAIGPIFFFVINLTLQKTILDGLMGVFAATIVGYIYIALSAFGIGKLLENKKTSKIFAAISSIVLIIFGGIIIKGALSSGVSDSVINTSSLFSSFTSVFLLAISNPLSIVFFTSLFSTKAIEYNYTKKELYFFGLGTGLSTLIFMGGAVLIFSLLKGTIPTIVMQILNIIVGILITGYGTMRLVKLLKENRLARKIHP from the coding sequence ATGAAAAAATTAATGAAAAAAAATTTAGGAGTTATAAAAAACGGTTTATTCACAGGGTTTGTAATTCAATTGGCAATTGGACCAATCTTCTTTTTTGTGATTAATCTTACTCTTCAGAAAACCATTCTTGATGGGCTAATGGGAGTTTTTGCGGCGACAATTGTTGGATACATTTACATTGCTCTTTCTGCTTTTGGTATCGGAAAATTGCTCGAAAATAAAAAAACAAGTAAAATATTTGCAGCAATTAGTTCAATTGTTCTAATAATTTTTGGAGGAATAATTATAAAAGGAGCTTTAAGTAGCGGAGTTTCTGATAGTGTGATCAATACATCAAGTCTTTTTTCTAGCTTTACATCCGTTTTTTTACTTGCGATTTCTAATCCATTGAGCATTGTCTTTTTTACAAGTCTGTTTTCAACAAAAGCAATTGAATATAATTATACGAAAAAAGAACTGTATTTTTTTGGTCTAGGGACTGGATTATCAACTTTGATATTTATGGGTGGTGCTGTTTTGATTTTTTCTTTACTCAAAGGCACAATACCAACAATTGTTATGCAAATATTGAACATAATTGTAGGAATTCTAATAACTGGATATGGTACAATGAGATTAGTAAAACTTCTAAAAGAAAATAGGTTGGCTCGCAAAATTCACCCCTAA